TAGATGCGACCTATGTGGGCAATCCTGTAGTGGACAATATGAAGTACACATTTGCAAACAGAAGCGAATTTTGTAAATATCTCTCATTAGATGGAAATAAAGAGATTATCGGGCTATTGCCCGGTAGCAGGAAACGGGAAATTTCCGGATTGTTGCCGGAAATGATTAAGGCCTCTGAACATTTTGCAGATAATTTTGAATTTGTTGTTGCGAAGGCGGCCGGTGTGAATGCCAATGTAATTGCAGAGTATACAGATAACACTAAAGTCAAAATGGCAGAAAACTGTACTTATGATGTGATGAAATATTCCAAGCTTGCATGGGTTTGCTCCGGGACTGCAACTTTGGAAACTTCTTTAAATCAAACGCCGATGATTTTGTTGTATAAAGTTGGGTCGTTAAGCTGGTTTATCGGCAAAATGCTGGTAAAAACAAAATATGCCGGACTGCCTAATATCATTGAAGGCAGAGAAATTATTCCTGAATTACTGCAGAGCGATATGAATGCAGAAAATATTATTAACAAAACTGAGATGATTCTTAATAATTACGATAAGTTTAAAAAAGATATAGAAAATATCAGCAGTAAATTTGATCGAATCGATCCATCCAAGAAGGCCGCCGAAGAAATACTTTCGATAATCTAATCGTTTTCTGATTTCTATTTAATGTTTTTAACGGATTTCTACTTGTAAAATTGATATTTTGTAAAATATTTAAAAATATGAGACCTTTGAATAATGTATTCTTATAAATTTTACCACCCCTTAATCCCCTCCTAACTCTTTGATAGGAGGGGAGATAAAGCTCCTCCCCTAAATTAGGGGAGGTTGGGTGGGGTACTTATTCAAGGGGCTCAATATACTAAAATACAGGGGTATAACCATGGATCTTGGGCTAAAGGGCAAAGCAATGTTTGTGGCAGCATCATCAAAGGGTATCGGTTTAGGTGTGGCAAAAGCTTTGGCTGAGGAAGATGCGGATGTTTTAATAGGCAGCAGAAATGAAGAGCAGGTTGATAAAAGTGTTTCTGAATTGAATAAGTTGGGAAAGGGCAGAGTTGTCGGTCATTTTCTGGATGCTTCGGATGCCAGATCCATAAAGGAGTGGGTAGAATTCGGAACGGCAAAATTGGGAGACCCCGATGGTTTGCTTGTAAATGCCGGCGGCCCTCCTGCCGGAAAGTTTCTGGATTTTTACGACTCAGACTGGCAGAGTGCATTTGAACTAACGCTTATGAGCGCTGTGAGGATGATAAAGGCTGTACTGC
The nucleotide sequence above comes from Flexistipes sp.. Encoded proteins:
- a CDS encoding SDR family oxidoreductase, whose product is MGYLFKGLNILKYRGITMDLGLKGKAMFVAASSKGIGLGVAKALAEEDADVLIGSRNEEQVDKSVSELNKLGKGRVVGHFLDASDARSIKEWVEFGTAKLGDPDGLLVNAGGPPAGKFLDFYDSDWQSAFELTLMSAVRMIKAVLPKMREKGKGSVLSVTSSSVKEPIESLLLSNVMRSGVTSLMKSLSVEFGPENIRFNNLVPGRIDTERVKHLDEINSKMLNIPLEKHKKNEMSSIPLRRYGTTDEIGRAGAFLLSDASSYISGVTLLVDGAKTKTVW
- the lpxB gene encoding lipid-A-disaccharide synthase, whose translation is MKVFMIAGEESGDIHGSNLIRQLQKLADVSLYGTGGDNLKSLGQEQYFRTDQMTIIGLDDIVSNIPFIYRMFKTLEEKLDEVKPDLVILVDYPGFNLRFAKKAHAKNCKVVYYIAPQVWAWHYSRVHKIKKYIDKVLCILPFEEELFKREGIDATYVGNPVVDNMKYTFANRSEFCKYLSLDGNKEIIGLLPGSRKREISGLLPEMIKASEHFADNFEFVVAKAAGVNANVIAEYTDNTKVKMAENCTYDVMKYSKLAWVCSGTATLETSLNQTPMILLYKVGSLSWFIGKMLVKTKYAGLPNIIEGREIIPELLQSDMNAENIINKTEMILNNYDKFKKDIENISSKFDRIDPSKKAAEEILSII